In Plodia interpunctella isolate USDA-ARS_2022_Savannah chromosome 30, ilPloInte3.2, whole genome shotgun sequence, the following proteins share a genomic window:
- the hts gene encoding protein hu-li tai shao isoform X1: protein MADTDTETLPNGTGPLSSEEEERLKQRPADIDADVREMERRKRVEALMSSKLFREELERVLDQQMHEGNDAPLLQRIREMVGGRLHTGSLRGPSCVLPINDIRGIEGVGYEKGEKILRCKLAAVYRLVDLFGWSQTGISGQITARLNTAVEQVLTTPRGLLPHEVTASSLVKVDMQGVVQDQGTTNFPVNVEGFSLHASVHAARPDVRCVLHVRSPGALAVSSTRRGLLPLCHEAALLGELAYLNNVSGGVLDNEERDQLVRQVGPHAKVLFLSSQGALCCGATLEEAFHQARNLTAACEVQHRLAALPLDELILIDAETKHKIYEASRKPPSDCNKWRVGGEEFEALMRMLDNAGFRTGYIYRNPLIKNDVPRPKNDVEVPPAVSSLGYLLEEEELYKQGLWKKGGKTGERTRWLNSPNVYQKVEVLETGTSDPKKITKWVDANNEEWVQDGSPAHSSTPVKIDTLQFVPKNTNPKEFKALQQQIKDNRRADKISAGPQSHILEGVTWDEASKLVGEDAVNTHTGDHVVLMGAASKGIIQRGYQHNATVYSAPYARNPFDQISDRELDEYRRTVERKQRGNEYDTDLSESEAISAAQITSPASAPSETEEESRDEHRVLRIETKQVPIRSQPEVVLSDADTTDFLNAERAHAERTKDTNRDPNLLSDDEAFLRSAPTDVSRVTSPMSLTVPRFGRASDQEQSLLSDDEVFVDARRADAIRAVVVRAQTTAVQRSVVRGEHTVNGDHSDAHQSTFSHSSKEGSPSKEVSTEDSPKKDKKKKKGLRTPSFLKKKKEKKKEKSSTPQPA from the exons ATGGCAGACACCGACACGGAGACACTGCCGAACGGCACCGGGCCCCTCTCGTCTGAGGAGGAGGAGCGTCTCAAGCAGAGACCAGCTGACATCGACgct GATGTACGCGAGATGGAGCGCCGCAAGCGCGTGGAGGCGCTCATGTCTTCCAAGCTGTTCCGCGAGGAGCTGGAGCGGGTGCTGGACCAGCAGATGCACGAGGGGAACGACGCGCCGCTGCTGCAGCGTATCAGGGAGATGGTCGGCGGCAGGCTGCATACTGGCAGCTTGCGG GGTCCAAGCTGCGTGCTTCCCATCAACGACATCCGCGGCATCGAGGGAGTCGGCTACGAGAAGGGAGAGAAGATTCTGCGCTGCAAGCTAGCCGCCGTTTACCGCTTGGTGGACCTGTTCGGATGGTCTCAAA CCGGCATCAGCGGCCAAATAACCGCTCGCCTCAACACAGCCGTTGAGCAAGTGCTGACGACCCCCCGCGGCCTGCTGCCGCACGAGGTGACCGCGTCCTCCCTAGTGAAGGTGGACATGCAAGGGGTTGTGCAGGACCAGGGGACCACCAACTTTCCGGTCAATGTTGAAG GATTCTCGCTGCACGCGTCCGTGCACGCGGCGCGGCCGGACGTGCGCTGCGTGCTGCACGTGCGGTCGCCGGGCGCGCTGGCCGTGTCCAGCACCAGGCGCGGGCTGCTGCCGCTGTGCCACGAGGCCGCGCTCTTGGGGGAGCTGGCGTACCTCAACAACGTGTCCG GCGGCGTGTTGGACAACGAGGAGCGCGACCAGCTGGTGCGGCAGGTGGGCCCGCACGCCAAGGTGCTGTTCCTCAGCAGCCAGGGCGCGCTGTGCTGCGGCGCCACGCTCGAGGAGGCCTTCCACCAGGCCAG GAACCTGACGGCCGCGTGCGAGGTGCAGCACCGGCTGGCCGCGCTGCCGCTGGACGAGCTCATCCTCATCGACGCGGAGACCAAGCATAAG ATCTACGAGGCGTCCCGCAAGCCCCCGTCGGACTGCAACAAGTGGCGCGTGGGCGGGGAGGAGTTCGAGGCGCTGATGCGGATGTTGGACAACGCCGGCTTCCGCACCGGCTACATCTACCGCAACCCGCTCATCAAG AACGACGTGCCGAGGCCCAAAAACGACGTGGAGGTCCCGCCGGCGGTGTCCTCTCTCGGGTACCTGCTTGAGGAAGAAGAACTATACAAGCAGGG ACTGTGGAAGAAGGGAGGAAAAACGGGCGAGCGCACTCGCTGGCTGAACTCGCCCAATGTGTACCAGAAGGTGGAGGTGCTGGAGACCGGCACCAGCGACCCGAAGAAGATCACCAAG TGGGTCGACGCTAACAACGAGGAG TGGGTTCAAGATGGCTCGCCGGCGCACTCGAGTACCCCAGTCAAGATTGACACGCTACAATTTGTGCCTAAGAACACCAATCCTAAAGAATTCAAGGCATTACAACAGCAG ATAAAGGACAACCGTCGCGCGGACAAGATCAGCGCCGGCCCCCAGTCCCACATCCTGGAGGGCGTCACGTGGGACGAGGCCTCCAAACTCGTGGGCGAGGACGCCGTCAACACACACACCGGCGACCACGTG GTACTAATGGGCGCGGCGTCCAAGGGCATCATCCAAAGGGGGTACCAACACAACGCTACCGTGTACAGCGCCCCCTACGCCCGCAACCCGTTCGATCAGATCTCGGACCGCGAACTGGACGAGTACAGGCGCACGGTCGAGAGGAAACAGCGCGGGAACGAGT ATGACACAGATCTATCGGAGTCTGAAGCGATAAGTGCGGCCCAGATTACATCTCCCGCCAGCGCGCCTTCCGAAACCGAGGAGGAGTCGCGCGATG AGCACCGCGTGTTGAGAATAGAAACGAAGCAAGTTCCTATTCGCAGCCAACCAGAGGTCGTGCTTAGCGATG CGGACACTACCGATTTTCTAAACGCGGAGAGGGCCCACGCCGAAAGGACCAAAG ATACGAACCGGGACCCGAACCTGTTGTCTGATGATGAAGCGTTCCTTCGTTCGGCACCAACCGATGTGTCTCGAGTCACTTCTCCTATGTCGTTGACCGTCCCGCGGTTCGGGAGAG cGTCCGACCAAGAGCAAAGTCTTCTGTCAGATGACGAAGTATTCGTTGATGCGCGCCGCGCCGATGCGATCCGTGCGGTCGTGGTCCGCGCCCAGACCACTGCGGTGCAGCGGTCTGTCGTTAGAG
- the hts gene encoding protein hu-li tai shao isoform X2 — protein MADTDTETLPNGTGPLSSEEEERLKQRPADIDADVREMERRKRVEALMSSKLFREELERVLDQQMHEGNDAPLLQRIREMVGGRLHTGSLRGPSCVLPINDIRGIEGVGYEKGEKILRCKLAAVYRLVDLFGWSQTGISGQITARLNTAVEQVLTTPRGLLPHEVTASSLVKVDMQGVVQDQGTTNFPVNVEGFSLHASVHAARPDVRCVLHVRSPGALAVSSTRRGLLPLCHEAALLGELAYLNNVSGGVLDNEERDQLVRQVGPHAKVLFLSSQGALCCGATLEEAFHQARNLTAACEVQHRLAALPLDELILIDAETKHKIYEASRKPPSDCNKWRVGGEEFEALMRMLDNAGFRTGYIYRNPLIKNDVPRPKNDVEVPPAVSSLGYLLEEEELYKQGLWKKGGKTGERTRWLNSPNVYQKVEVLETGTSDPKKITKWVQDGSPAHSSTPVKIDTLQFVPKNTNPKEFKALQQQIKDNRRADKISAGPQSHILEGVTWDEASKLVGEDAVNTHTGDHVVLMGAASKGIIQRGYQHNATVYSAPYARNPFDQISDRELDEYRRTVERKQRGNEYDTDLSESEAISAAQITSPASAPSETEEESRDEHRVLRIETKQVPIRSQPEVVLSDADTTDFLNAERAHAERTKDTNRDPNLLSDDEAFLRSAPTDVSRVTSPMSLTVPRFGRASDQEQSLLSDDEVFVDARRADAIRAVVVRAQTTAVQRSVVRGEHTVNGDHSDAHQSTFSHSSKEGSPSKEVSTEDSPKKDKKKKKGLRTPSFLKKKKEKKKEKSSTPQPA, from the exons ATGGCAGACACCGACACGGAGACACTGCCGAACGGCACCGGGCCCCTCTCGTCTGAGGAGGAGGAGCGTCTCAAGCAGAGACCAGCTGACATCGACgct GATGTACGCGAGATGGAGCGCCGCAAGCGCGTGGAGGCGCTCATGTCTTCCAAGCTGTTCCGCGAGGAGCTGGAGCGGGTGCTGGACCAGCAGATGCACGAGGGGAACGACGCGCCGCTGCTGCAGCGTATCAGGGAGATGGTCGGCGGCAGGCTGCATACTGGCAGCTTGCGG GGTCCAAGCTGCGTGCTTCCCATCAACGACATCCGCGGCATCGAGGGAGTCGGCTACGAGAAGGGAGAGAAGATTCTGCGCTGCAAGCTAGCCGCCGTTTACCGCTTGGTGGACCTGTTCGGATGGTCTCAAA CCGGCATCAGCGGCCAAATAACCGCTCGCCTCAACACAGCCGTTGAGCAAGTGCTGACGACCCCCCGCGGCCTGCTGCCGCACGAGGTGACCGCGTCCTCCCTAGTGAAGGTGGACATGCAAGGGGTTGTGCAGGACCAGGGGACCACCAACTTTCCGGTCAATGTTGAAG GATTCTCGCTGCACGCGTCCGTGCACGCGGCGCGGCCGGACGTGCGCTGCGTGCTGCACGTGCGGTCGCCGGGCGCGCTGGCCGTGTCCAGCACCAGGCGCGGGCTGCTGCCGCTGTGCCACGAGGCCGCGCTCTTGGGGGAGCTGGCGTACCTCAACAACGTGTCCG GCGGCGTGTTGGACAACGAGGAGCGCGACCAGCTGGTGCGGCAGGTGGGCCCGCACGCCAAGGTGCTGTTCCTCAGCAGCCAGGGCGCGCTGTGCTGCGGCGCCACGCTCGAGGAGGCCTTCCACCAGGCCAG GAACCTGACGGCCGCGTGCGAGGTGCAGCACCGGCTGGCCGCGCTGCCGCTGGACGAGCTCATCCTCATCGACGCGGAGACCAAGCATAAG ATCTACGAGGCGTCCCGCAAGCCCCCGTCGGACTGCAACAAGTGGCGCGTGGGCGGGGAGGAGTTCGAGGCGCTGATGCGGATGTTGGACAACGCCGGCTTCCGCACCGGCTACATCTACCGCAACCCGCTCATCAAG AACGACGTGCCGAGGCCCAAAAACGACGTGGAGGTCCCGCCGGCGGTGTCCTCTCTCGGGTACCTGCTTGAGGAAGAAGAACTATACAAGCAGGG ACTGTGGAAGAAGGGAGGAAAAACGGGCGAGCGCACTCGCTGGCTGAACTCGCCCAATGTGTACCAGAAGGTGGAGGTGCTGGAGACCGGCACCAGCGACCCGAAGAAGATCACCAAG TGGGTTCAAGATGGCTCGCCGGCGCACTCGAGTACCCCAGTCAAGATTGACACGCTACAATTTGTGCCTAAGAACACCAATCCTAAAGAATTCAAGGCATTACAACAGCAG ATAAAGGACAACCGTCGCGCGGACAAGATCAGCGCCGGCCCCCAGTCCCACATCCTGGAGGGCGTCACGTGGGACGAGGCCTCCAAACTCGTGGGCGAGGACGCCGTCAACACACACACCGGCGACCACGTG GTACTAATGGGCGCGGCGTCCAAGGGCATCATCCAAAGGGGGTACCAACACAACGCTACCGTGTACAGCGCCCCCTACGCCCGCAACCCGTTCGATCAGATCTCGGACCGCGAACTGGACGAGTACAGGCGCACGGTCGAGAGGAAACAGCGCGGGAACGAGT ATGACACAGATCTATCGGAGTCTGAAGCGATAAGTGCGGCCCAGATTACATCTCCCGCCAGCGCGCCTTCCGAAACCGAGGAGGAGTCGCGCGATG AGCACCGCGTGTTGAGAATAGAAACGAAGCAAGTTCCTATTCGCAGCCAACCAGAGGTCGTGCTTAGCGATG CGGACACTACCGATTTTCTAAACGCGGAGAGGGCCCACGCCGAAAGGACCAAAG ATACGAACCGGGACCCGAACCTGTTGTCTGATGATGAAGCGTTCCTTCGTTCGGCACCAACCGATGTGTCTCGAGTCACTTCTCCTATGTCGTTGACCGTCCCGCGGTTCGGGAGAG cGTCCGACCAAGAGCAAAGTCTTCTGTCAGATGACGAAGTATTCGTTGATGCGCGCCGCGCCGATGCGATCCGTGCGGTCGTGGTCCGCGCCCAGACCACTGCGGTGCAGCGGTCTGTCGTTAGAG
- the hts gene encoding protein hu-li tai shao isoform X4, which yields MADTDTETLPNGTGPLSSEEEERLKQRPADIDADVREMERRKRVEALMSSKLFREELERVLDQQMHEGNDAPLLQRIREMVGGRLHTGSLRGPSCVLPINDIRGIEGVGYEKGEKILRCKLAAVYRLVDLFGWSQTGISGQITARLNTAVEQVLTTPRGLLPHEVTASSLVKVDMQGVVQDQGTTNFPVNVEGFSLHASVHAARPDVRCVLHVRSPGALAVSSTRRGLLPLCHEAALLGELAYLNNVSGGVLDNEERDQLVRQVGPHAKVLFLSSQGALCCGATLEEAFHQARNLTAACEVQHRLAALPLDELILIDAETKHKIYEASRKPPSDCNKWRVGGEEFEALMRMLDNAGFRTGYIYRNPLIKNDVPRPKNDVEVPPAVSSLGYLLEEEELYKQGLWKKGGKTGERTRWLNSPNVYQKVEVLETGTSDPKKITKWVDANNEEWVQDGSPAHSSTPVKIDTLQFVPKNTNPKEFKALQQQIKDNRRADKISAGPQSHILEGVTWDEASKLVGEDAVNTHTGDHVVLMGAASKGIIQRGYQHNATVYSAPYARNPFDQISDRELDEYRRTVERKQRGNEYDTDLSESEAISAAQITSPASAPSETEEESRDEHRVLRIETKQVPIRSQPEVVLSDADTTDFLNAERAHAERTKASDQEQSLLSDDEVFVDARRADAIRAVVVRAQTTAVQRSVVRGEHTVNGDHSDAHQSTFSHSSKEGSPSKEVSTEDSPKKDKKKKKGLRTPSFLKKKKEKKKEKSSTPQPA from the exons ATGGCAGACACCGACACGGAGACACTGCCGAACGGCACCGGGCCCCTCTCGTCTGAGGAGGAGGAGCGTCTCAAGCAGAGACCAGCTGACATCGACgct GATGTACGCGAGATGGAGCGCCGCAAGCGCGTGGAGGCGCTCATGTCTTCCAAGCTGTTCCGCGAGGAGCTGGAGCGGGTGCTGGACCAGCAGATGCACGAGGGGAACGACGCGCCGCTGCTGCAGCGTATCAGGGAGATGGTCGGCGGCAGGCTGCATACTGGCAGCTTGCGG GGTCCAAGCTGCGTGCTTCCCATCAACGACATCCGCGGCATCGAGGGAGTCGGCTACGAGAAGGGAGAGAAGATTCTGCGCTGCAAGCTAGCCGCCGTTTACCGCTTGGTGGACCTGTTCGGATGGTCTCAAA CCGGCATCAGCGGCCAAATAACCGCTCGCCTCAACACAGCCGTTGAGCAAGTGCTGACGACCCCCCGCGGCCTGCTGCCGCACGAGGTGACCGCGTCCTCCCTAGTGAAGGTGGACATGCAAGGGGTTGTGCAGGACCAGGGGACCACCAACTTTCCGGTCAATGTTGAAG GATTCTCGCTGCACGCGTCCGTGCACGCGGCGCGGCCGGACGTGCGCTGCGTGCTGCACGTGCGGTCGCCGGGCGCGCTGGCCGTGTCCAGCACCAGGCGCGGGCTGCTGCCGCTGTGCCACGAGGCCGCGCTCTTGGGGGAGCTGGCGTACCTCAACAACGTGTCCG GCGGCGTGTTGGACAACGAGGAGCGCGACCAGCTGGTGCGGCAGGTGGGCCCGCACGCCAAGGTGCTGTTCCTCAGCAGCCAGGGCGCGCTGTGCTGCGGCGCCACGCTCGAGGAGGCCTTCCACCAGGCCAG GAACCTGACGGCCGCGTGCGAGGTGCAGCACCGGCTGGCCGCGCTGCCGCTGGACGAGCTCATCCTCATCGACGCGGAGACCAAGCATAAG ATCTACGAGGCGTCCCGCAAGCCCCCGTCGGACTGCAACAAGTGGCGCGTGGGCGGGGAGGAGTTCGAGGCGCTGATGCGGATGTTGGACAACGCCGGCTTCCGCACCGGCTACATCTACCGCAACCCGCTCATCAAG AACGACGTGCCGAGGCCCAAAAACGACGTGGAGGTCCCGCCGGCGGTGTCCTCTCTCGGGTACCTGCTTGAGGAAGAAGAACTATACAAGCAGGG ACTGTGGAAGAAGGGAGGAAAAACGGGCGAGCGCACTCGCTGGCTGAACTCGCCCAATGTGTACCAGAAGGTGGAGGTGCTGGAGACCGGCACCAGCGACCCGAAGAAGATCACCAAG TGGGTCGACGCTAACAACGAGGAG TGGGTTCAAGATGGCTCGCCGGCGCACTCGAGTACCCCAGTCAAGATTGACACGCTACAATTTGTGCCTAAGAACACCAATCCTAAAGAATTCAAGGCATTACAACAGCAG ATAAAGGACAACCGTCGCGCGGACAAGATCAGCGCCGGCCCCCAGTCCCACATCCTGGAGGGCGTCACGTGGGACGAGGCCTCCAAACTCGTGGGCGAGGACGCCGTCAACACACACACCGGCGACCACGTG GTACTAATGGGCGCGGCGTCCAAGGGCATCATCCAAAGGGGGTACCAACACAACGCTACCGTGTACAGCGCCCCCTACGCCCGCAACCCGTTCGATCAGATCTCGGACCGCGAACTGGACGAGTACAGGCGCACGGTCGAGAGGAAACAGCGCGGGAACGAGT ATGACACAGATCTATCGGAGTCTGAAGCGATAAGTGCGGCCCAGATTACATCTCCCGCCAGCGCGCCTTCCGAAACCGAGGAGGAGTCGCGCGATG AGCACCGCGTGTTGAGAATAGAAACGAAGCAAGTTCCTATTCGCAGCCAACCAGAGGTCGTGCTTAGCGATG CGGACACTACCGATTTTCTAAACGCGGAGAGGGCCCACGCCGAAAGGACCAAAG cGTCCGACCAAGAGCAAAGTCTTCTGTCAGATGACGAAGTATTCGTTGATGCGCGCCGCGCCGATGCGATCCGTGCGGTCGTGGTCCGCGCCCAGACCACTGCGGTGCAGCGGTCTGTCGTTAGAG
- the hts gene encoding protein hu-li tai shao isoform X5, which translates to MADTDTETLPNGTGPLSSEEEERLKQRPADIDADVREMERRKRVEALMSSKLFREELERVLDQQMHEGNDAPLLQRIREMVGGRLHTGSLRGPSCVLPINDIRGIEGVGYEKGEKILRCKLAAVYRLVDLFGWSQTGISGQITARLNTAVEQVLTTPRGLLPHEVTASSLVKVDMQGVVQDQGTTNFPVNVEGFSLHASVHAARPDVRCVLHVRSPGALAVSSTRRGLLPLCHEAALLGELAYLNNVSGGVLDNEERDQLVRQVGPHAKVLFLSSQGALCCGATLEEAFHQARNLTAACEVQHRLAALPLDELILIDAETKHKIYEASRKPPSDCNKWRVGGEEFEALMRMLDNAGFRTGYIYRNPLIKNDVPRPKNDVEVPPAVSSLGYLLEEEELYKQGLWKKGGKTGERTRWLNSPNVYQKVEVLETGTSDPKKITKWVDANNEEWVQDGSPAHSSTPVKIDTLQFVPKNTNPKEFKALQQQIKDNRRADKISAGPQSHILEGVTWDEASKLVGEDAVNTHTGDHVVLMGAASKGIIQRGYQHNATVYSAPYARNPFDQISDRELDEYRRTVERKQRGNEYDTDLSESEAISAAQITSPASAPSETEEESRDEHRVLRIETKQVPIRSQPEVVLSDASDQEQSLLSDDEVFVDARRADAIRAVVVRAQTTAVQRSVVRGEHTVNGDHSDAHQSTFSHSSKEGSPSKEVSTEDSPKKDKKKKKGLRTPSFLKKKKEKKKEKSSTPQPA; encoded by the exons ATGGCAGACACCGACACGGAGACACTGCCGAACGGCACCGGGCCCCTCTCGTCTGAGGAGGAGGAGCGTCTCAAGCAGAGACCAGCTGACATCGACgct GATGTACGCGAGATGGAGCGCCGCAAGCGCGTGGAGGCGCTCATGTCTTCCAAGCTGTTCCGCGAGGAGCTGGAGCGGGTGCTGGACCAGCAGATGCACGAGGGGAACGACGCGCCGCTGCTGCAGCGTATCAGGGAGATGGTCGGCGGCAGGCTGCATACTGGCAGCTTGCGG GGTCCAAGCTGCGTGCTTCCCATCAACGACATCCGCGGCATCGAGGGAGTCGGCTACGAGAAGGGAGAGAAGATTCTGCGCTGCAAGCTAGCCGCCGTTTACCGCTTGGTGGACCTGTTCGGATGGTCTCAAA CCGGCATCAGCGGCCAAATAACCGCTCGCCTCAACACAGCCGTTGAGCAAGTGCTGACGACCCCCCGCGGCCTGCTGCCGCACGAGGTGACCGCGTCCTCCCTAGTGAAGGTGGACATGCAAGGGGTTGTGCAGGACCAGGGGACCACCAACTTTCCGGTCAATGTTGAAG GATTCTCGCTGCACGCGTCCGTGCACGCGGCGCGGCCGGACGTGCGCTGCGTGCTGCACGTGCGGTCGCCGGGCGCGCTGGCCGTGTCCAGCACCAGGCGCGGGCTGCTGCCGCTGTGCCACGAGGCCGCGCTCTTGGGGGAGCTGGCGTACCTCAACAACGTGTCCG GCGGCGTGTTGGACAACGAGGAGCGCGACCAGCTGGTGCGGCAGGTGGGCCCGCACGCCAAGGTGCTGTTCCTCAGCAGCCAGGGCGCGCTGTGCTGCGGCGCCACGCTCGAGGAGGCCTTCCACCAGGCCAG GAACCTGACGGCCGCGTGCGAGGTGCAGCACCGGCTGGCCGCGCTGCCGCTGGACGAGCTCATCCTCATCGACGCGGAGACCAAGCATAAG ATCTACGAGGCGTCCCGCAAGCCCCCGTCGGACTGCAACAAGTGGCGCGTGGGCGGGGAGGAGTTCGAGGCGCTGATGCGGATGTTGGACAACGCCGGCTTCCGCACCGGCTACATCTACCGCAACCCGCTCATCAAG AACGACGTGCCGAGGCCCAAAAACGACGTGGAGGTCCCGCCGGCGGTGTCCTCTCTCGGGTACCTGCTTGAGGAAGAAGAACTATACAAGCAGGG ACTGTGGAAGAAGGGAGGAAAAACGGGCGAGCGCACTCGCTGGCTGAACTCGCCCAATGTGTACCAGAAGGTGGAGGTGCTGGAGACCGGCACCAGCGACCCGAAGAAGATCACCAAG TGGGTCGACGCTAACAACGAGGAG TGGGTTCAAGATGGCTCGCCGGCGCACTCGAGTACCCCAGTCAAGATTGACACGCTACAATTTGTGCCTAAGAACACCAATCCTAAAGAATTCAAGGCATTACAACAGCAG ATAAAGGACAACCGTCGCGCGGACAAGATCAGCGCCGGCCCCCAGTCCCACATCCTGGAGGGCGTCACGTGGGACGAGGCCTCCAAACTCGTGGGCGAGGACGCCGTCAACACACACACCGGCGACCACGTG GTACTAATGGGCGCGGCGTCCAAGGGCATCATCCAAAGGGGGTACCAACACAACGCTACCGTGTACAGCGCCCCCTACGCCCGCAACCCGTTCGATCAGATCTCGGACCGCGAACTGGACGAGTACAGGCGCACGGTCGAGAGGAAACAGCGCGGGAACGAGT ATGACACAGATCTATCGGAGTCTGAAGCGATAAGTGCGGCCCAGATTACATCTCCCGCCAGCGCGCCTTCCGAAACCGAGGAGGAGTCGCGCGATG AGCACCGCGTGTTGAGAATAGAAACGAAGCAAGTTCCTATTCGCAGCCAACCAGAGGTCGTGCTTAGCGATG cGTCCGACCAAGAGCAAAGTCTTCTGTCAGATGACGAAGTATTCGTTGATGCGCGCCGCGCCGATGCGATCCGTGCGGTCGTGGTCCGCGCCCAGACCACTGCGGTGCAGCGGTCTGTCGTTAGAG
- the hts gene encoding protein hu-li tai shao isoform X3 codes for MADTDTETLPNGTGPLSSEEEERLKQRPADIDADVREMERRKRVEALMSSKLFREELERVLDQQMHEGNDAPLLQRIREMVGGRLHTGSLRGPSCVLPINDIRGIEGVGYEKGEKILRCKLAAVYRLVDLFGWSQTGISGQITARLNTAVEQVLTTPRGLLPHEVTASSLVKVDMQGVVQDQGTTNFPVNVEGFSLHASVHAARPDVRCVLHVRSPGALAVSSTRRGLLPLCHEAALLGELAYLNNVSGGVLDNEERDQLVRQVGPHAKVLFLSSQGALCCGATLEEAFHQARNLTAACEVQHRLAALPLDELILIDAETKHKIYEASRKPPSDCNKWRVGGEEFEALMRMLDNAGFRTGYIYRNPLIKNDVPRPKNDVEVPPAVSSLGYLLEEEELYKQGLWKKGGKTGERTRWLNSPNVYQKVEVLETGTSDPKKITKWVDANNEEWVQDGSPAHSSTPVKIDTLQFVPKNTNPKEFKALQQQIKDNRRADKISAGPQSHILEGVTWDEASKLVGEDAVNTHTGDHVVLMGAASKGIIQRGYQHNATVYSAPYARNPFDQISDRELDEYRRTVERKQRGNEYDTDLSESEAISAAQITSPASAPSETEEESRDEHRVLRIETKQVPIRSQPEVVLSDDTNRDPNLLSDDEAFLRSAPTDVSRVTSPMSLTVPRFGRASDQEQSLLSDDEVFVDARRADAIRAVVVRAQTTAVQRSVVRGEHTVNGDHSDAHQSTFSHSSKEGSPSKEVSTEDSPKKDKKKKKGLRTPSFLKKKKEKKKEKSSTPQPA; via the exons ATGGCAGACACCGACACGGAGACACTGCCGAACGGCACCGGGCCCCTCTCGTCTGAGGAGGAGGAGCGTCTCAAGCAGAGACCAGCTGACATCGACgct GATGTACGCGAGATGGAGCGCCGCAAGCGCGTGGAGGCGCTCATGTCTTCCAAGCTGTTCCGCGAGGAGCTGGAGCGGGTGCTGGACCAGCAGATGCACGAGGGGAACGACGCGCCGCTGCTGCAGCGTATCAGGGAGATGGTCGGCGGCAGGCTGCATACTGGCAGCTTGCGG GGTCCAAGCTGCGTGCTTCCCATCAACGACATCCGCGGCATCGAGGGAGTCGGCTACGAGAAGGGAGAGAAGATTCTGCGCTGCAAGCTAGCCGCCGTTTACCGCTTGGTGGACCTGTTCGGATGGTCTCAAA CCGGCATCAGCGGCCAAATAACCGCTCGCCTCAACACAGCCGTTGAGCAAGTGCTGACGACCCCCCGCGGCCTGCTGCCGCACGAGGTGACCGCGTCCTCCCTAGTGAAGGTGGACATGCAAGGGGTTGTGCAGGACCAGGGGACCACCAACTTTCCGGTCAATGTTGAAG GATTCTCGCTGCACGCGTCCGTGCACGCGGCGCGGCCGGACGTGCGCTGCGTGCTGCACGTGCGGTCGCCGGGCGCGCTGGCCGTGTCCAGCACCAGGCGCGGGCTGCTGCCGCTGTGCCACGAGGCCGCGCTCTTGGGGGAGCTGGCGTACCTCAACAACGTGTCCG GCGGCGTGTTGGACAACGAGGAGCGCGACCAGCTGGTGCGGCAGGTGGGCCCGCACGCCAAGGTGCTGTTCCTCAGCAGCCAGGGCGCGCTGTGCTGCGGCGCCACGCTCGAGGAGGCCTTCCACCAGGCCAG GAACCTGACGGCCGCGTGCGAGGTGCAGCACCGGCTGGCCGCGCTGCCGCTGGACGAGCTCATCCTCATCGACGCGGAGACCAAGCATAAG ATCTACGAGGCGTCCCGCAAGCCCCCGTCGGACTGCAACAAGTGGCGCGTGGGCGGGGAGGAGTTCGAGGCGCTGATGCGGATGTTGGACAACGCCGGCTTCCGCACCGGCTACATCTACCGCAACCCGCTCATCAAG AACGACGTGCCGAGGCCCAAAAACGACGTGGAGGTCCCGCCGGCGGTGTCCTCTCTCGGGTACCTGCTTGAGGAAGAAGAACTATACAAGCAGGG ACTGTGGAAGAAGGGAGGAAAAACGGGCGAGCGCACTCGCTGGCTGAACTCGCCCAATGTGTACCAGAAGGTGGAGGTGCTGGAGACCGGCACCAGCGACCCGAAGAAGATCACCAAG TGGGTCGACGCTAACAACGAGGAG TGGGTTCAAGATGGCTCGCCGGCGCACTCGAGTACCCCAGTCAAGATTGACACGCTACAATTTGTGCCTAAGAACACCAATCCTAAAGAATTCAAGGCATTACAACAGCAG ATAAAGGACAACCGTCGCGCGGACAAGATCAGCGCCGGCCCCCAGTCCCACATCCTGGAGGGCGTCACGTGGGACGAGGCCTCCAAACTCGTGGGCGAGGACGCCGTCAACACACACACCGGCGACCACGTG GTACTAATGGGCGCGGCGTCCAAGGGCATCATCCAAAGGGGGTACCAACACAACGCTACCGTGTACAGCGCCCCCTACGCCCGCAACCCGTTCGATCAGATCTCGGACCGCGAACTGGACGAGTACAGGCGCACGGTCGAGAGGAAACAGCGCGGGAACGAGT ATGACACAGATCTATCGGAGTCTGAAGCGATAAGTGCGGCCCAGATTACATCTCCCGCCAGCGCGCCTTCCGAAACCGAGGAGGAGTCGCGCGATG AGCACCGCGTGTTGAGAATAGAAACGAAGCAAGTTCCTATTCGCAGCCAACCAGAGGTCGTGCTTAGCGATG ATACGAACCGGGACCCGAACCTGTTGTCTGATGATGAAGCGTTCCTTCGTTCGGCACCAACCGATGTGTCTCGAGTCACTTCTCCTATGTCGTTGACCGTCCCGCGGTTCGGGAGAG cGTCCGACCAAGAGCAAAGTCTTCTGTCAGATGACGAAGTATTCGTTGATGCGCGCCGCGCCGATGCGATCCGTGCGGTCGTGGTCCGCGCCCAGACCACTGCGGTGCAGCGGTCTGTCGTTAGAG